In the Deinococcus humi genome, one interval contains:
- a CDS encoding sensor histidine kinase: protein MPPSDAARLARLSVPPARWRRLRMWQRFFLSQVAVFTLLMLILAVVQYASLTSHTRQEFGDRALMLSRTIARTPTVRTYFTRPDVPLRIDPLLRQIQAEIGADFLVVGGRLGMRYAHPFPPALSQRISQVGGLDDVLADGDPVEVGVQQFRDFIWGKAEIRDAGGRVIGLVSTGFLLPTVQAGIARVMWGLLPWYGFGLLFALLSSLYLSGRLRRDLFDLEPDQISGLVSQHHAVLTGLHDGVLVLEGERVLLANPRALAYLQAGQVTELPPLPQLWPELHALLGSAGTPSFQERPSVWRRQPVLLTCSPLPGDQRLILFRERAEAVRLAEELTQTRQYVELLRSQTHEFTNRLHTIAGLMQIGRPELALQVIQREAGQAQQVSDSVAGIAPPRLAALLAGKIARARELGIDLHVDAASALADHWPEPVIDAVLLAAGNLAENAFDALQGQPERRITVMLGEDAEGLQLEVRDSGPGMDVQHWQRPGFTTKGRGRGQGLALIRQHLLGLGGQLDYLRTPGESVFIVSIPAARGEA from the coding sequence TTGCCCCCGTCTGACGCGGCCCGCCTGGCCCGGCTGTCCGTACCGCCGGCGCGCTGGCGCAGGCTGCGGATGTGGCAGCGCTTTTTCTTGAGTCAGGTGGCGGTCTTTACCTTGCTGATGCTGATTCTGGCGGTGGTGCAATACGCCTCGCTGACCTCGCACACGCGTCAGGAGTTCGGCGACCGCGCGCTGATGCTCTCGCGCACCATCGCCAGGACGCCCACGGTCAGAACCTACTTCACCCGCCCGGACGTGCCGCTGCGCATTGATCCCCTGTTGCGGCAGATCCAGGCGGAGATCGGCGCGGATTTCTTGGTGGTGGGCGGACGGCTGGGCATGCGCTACGCCCATCCCTTTCCGCCAGCGCTGTCACAGCGCATCAGCCAGGTGGGCGGGCTGGACGATGTGCTGGCCGACGGTGATCCGGTTGAGGTGGGTGTGCAGCAGTTCCGCGATTTCATCTGGGGAAAGGCGGAGATCCGGGACGCGGGGGGCCGGGTGATCGGTCTGGTGTCCACCGGCTTTCTGCTGCCCACCGTGCAGGCCGGCATCGCGCGGGTAATGTGGGGCCTGCTGCCGTGGTACGGCTTCGGCCTGCTGTTCGCACTGCTGAGCAGCCTGTACCTGAGTGGCCGGTTGCGCCGTGACCTGTTCGATCTGGAACCCGATCAGATTTCGGGACTGGTCTCCCAGCATCACGCGGTCCTGACGGGTCTGCACGACGGCGTGCTGGTGCTGGAAGGCGAGCGCGTGCTGCTCGCTAATCCGCGCGCCCTGGCCTACCTGCAGGCCGGACAGGTCACGGAGCTCCCGCCCCTGCCGCAGTTGTGGCCCGAGTTGCATGCCCTGCTGGGCAGTGCGGGCACGCCGTCGTTTCAGGAGCGGCCCAGTGTGTGGCGGCGGCAGCCGGTCTTGCTGACTTGCTCACCCCTCCCAGGCGATCAGCGGCTGATCCTGTTCCGCGAACGGGCCGAGGCGGTGCGGCTGGCCGAGGAGCTGACCCAGACCCGCCAGTACGTCGAGTTGCTGCGCTCGCAGACCCACGAGTTCACCAACCGCTTGCACACCATCGCGGGGCTGATGCAGATCGGCCGCCCCGAACTGGCTCTGCAGGTCATCCAGCGTGAGGCCGGGCAGGCGCAGCAGGTCAGCGACAGCGTGGCCGGGATCGCGCCGCCCCGGCTGGCCGCGCTGCTGGCCGGGAAGATCGCCCGCGCCCGTGAACTGGGGATTGACCTGCACGTCGATGCGGCGTCGGCGCTGGCCGACCACTGGCCGGAACCCGTGATTGACGCCGTCCTGCTGGCTGCTGGCAACCTGGCTGAAAATGCCTTCGACGCGTTGCAGGGCCAGCCCGAGCGCCGCATCACGGTCATGCTCGGCGAGGACGCCGAGGGCCTTCAGCTCGAGGTCCGGGACAGCGGCCCAGGCATGGATGTACAGCACTGGCAACGGCCGGGGTTTACCACCAAGGGGAGGGGACGCGGGCAGGGTCTGGCGTTGATCCGTCAGCACCTGCTGGGCCTGGGTGGCCAGCTGGATTACCTCAGAACCCCGGGCGAGAGTGTGTTCATCGTCAGCATCCCGGCAGCGCGGGGTGAAGCGTGA
- the dnaE gene encoding DNA polymerase III subunit alpha, with protein MNRPLPALLTCQSSFSEGRSTVSPRRLVRLAKERGYSAVGLTDWCSVAGAVEMCEAAGEAGINAVIGVTLPMLFPAPPKSREAHELFPLVLLAKDRAGYALLCELITGIHLSTPQGLPVERLQEVARRGDHLICFTGGRQGFPTVLGERKEMARAAAYLRTLRQSFPFDLYVQLFHGAAPNERRRLEYLRGLARDLELPVVAAPEINMGAQTEYPLLDALTCARLGIDVEVPHAERPRNDARHVSTPEEWGSLLPFPDALLNAQKLAEECALDLRPERLHAPEPKMRVFQTPQEALEERAFAALPLRYLPDTRPAAQTRLQQELATVQTLDMAGFFLTAAEVTDYCREHGILAAGRGSAAGSVLCYLLGITLSDPIKHNLLFERFLHTGRVSMPDVDIDIASSRRDQVLSWVEARWGGEGTGEAMVANKITYRLPSAVQDLGRALGLPPDLRDRLSRALGRDYRHLRPHRAREAEVVFAEVLGEAPVKDDLLSLLENIEPGFVRHLAPHSGGVVLSASPLTHYSPLTRSSGGIRMLTFDKDDVERLGLIKLDLLGLRMLAALERAREEVMRLTGEWVEYGDLPDDPAVWERIASGDTLAIFQIESPAQVQMTARLQPKNMTQLAHQIALVRPGPIQSGTVHPYVRRARGEEPVPDLPEPLRTILAPTHGTLMFQEQILRIAVHYAGYSWPDADKFRSRLSKTEDESELEQLRNSFTAGAALTTGAFPWEAEKIFSICAAFKGYGFAESHAHAFAQHAYASAWMRQHHPAAYLAGFLTEAPGLWPPATVSHEARRWGVSLRGVCINRSGVSYRAENEQTVRLPLTVVEGVSETAARQIVQERLTGGKYKGVEDFYDRVEVKRDALDTLAKAGAFDGVDAQKNRREAYYVLHTVANARKPGTRGLLLPRTEPPQLSVLSPDEWLFLDLDTKGISESRRHPLDAWRARLRDLGCVPLSGLRHGQEAWTAGVVVTKQRPPTAKGFAFFVLEDAAARVQAIISPDLWEAHRVLLRDARALIVHGEATVRGQAVTLNVRRLSELPLGSWASAAD; from the coding sequence ATGAATCGCCCTCTGCCAGCACTTCTGACCTGCCAGAGCTCCTTCTCGGAAGGCCGCAGCACCGTCAGCCCCCGCAGACTGGTCCGACTGGCGAAGGAGCGCGGGTACAGCGCGGTGGGCTTGACCGACTGGTGCAGCGTGGCGGGAGCCGTGGAAATGTGCGAGGCAGCGGGCGAGGCAGGAATCAATGCCGTGATCGGTGTAACCCTGCCCATGCTGTTCCCTGCCCCACCTAAGTCAAGGGAAGCCCACGAGCTGTTCCCGCTGGTACTGCTGGCGAAGGATCGCGCGGGTTACGCGCTGCTCTGCGAACTGATCACCGGAATTCACCTGAGCACCCCACAGGGTCTGCCCGTGGAACGCCTGCAGGAGGTGGCCCGCCGCGGCGATCATCTAATCTGTTTCACTGGGGGGCGGCAGGGCTTCCCCACCGTGCTGGGGGAGCGCAAAGAGATGGCGCGGGCAGCGGCCTATTTGCGAACGCTGCGTCAGTCCTTCCCATTCGATTTGTACGTGCAGCTGTTCCACGGCGCAGCGCCGAACGAACGCCGCCGTCTGGAGTACCTGCGTGGGCTGGCACGCGACCTGGAACTGCCTGTGGTGGCCGCGCCCGAGATCAACATGGGAGCGCAAACCGAATATCCACTGCTGGACGCCCTGACCTGTGCCCGGCTGGGCATCGATGTCGAGGTTCCCCACGCCGAGCGCCCCCGTAACGACGCTCGTCACGTCAGCACACCGGAAGAGTGGGGCAGCTTGCTGCCCTTTCCAGACGCGCTCTTGAATGCTCAGAAGCTGGCCGAGGAATGCGCCCTCGATTTGCGTCCCGAACGGCTGCACGCTCCAGAACCGAAAATGCGGGTGTTTCAGACCCCGCAGGAGGCGTTGGAGGAGCGCGCCTTTGCCGCTTTACCCCTGCGCTATCTGCCGGACACCAGACCAGCCGCCCAGACCCGTTTGCAGCAAGAACTGGCCACGGTGCAGACCCTGGACATGGCGGGCTTCTTCTTGACGGCAGCGGAAGTGACCGATTACTGCCGGGAACACGGCATTCTCGCCGCTGGAAGGGGATCGGCAGCGGGCAGTGTGCTGTGTTACCTGCTGGGCATTACTCTTTCGGACCCTATCAAGCACAACCTGCTGTTCGAGCGCTTTCTCCATACCGGGCGCGTCTCTATGCCGGATGTGGACATCGACATTGCTTCCAGTCGTAGAGATCAGGTCTTGAGCTGGGTGGAGGCCCGCTGGGGCGGCGAGGGCACTGGAGAGGCGATGGTGGCCAACAAGATCACCTACCGCCTGCCCAGCGCCGTGCAGGACCTGGGCCGCGCCCTGGGCCTGCCCCCGGACCTGCGAGACCGCCTGAGCCGCGCCCTGGGCCGCGATTACCGCCATCTCCGCCCTCACCGCGCCAGGGAGGCGGAAGTGGTGTTCGCCGAAGTGCTGGGCGAGGCTCCCGTCAAAGACGACTTGCTGTCCCTGCTGGAGAACATCGAGCCGGGATTCGTCAGGCATCTGGCCCCGCACTCCGGCGGCGTGGTGCTGAGCGCCAGTCCGTTAACGCACTACTCGCCCCTGACCCGTTCCAGCGGCGGCATCCGGATGCTGACCTTCGACAAGGACGATGTCGAACGTCTGGGGCTGATCAAGCTGGATCTGCTGGGCCTGCGAATGCTGGCCGCTTTAGAACGTGCGCGAGAAGAGGTGATGCGCTTGACTGGGGAGTGGGTGGAATACGGCGATTTGCCCGATGATCCCGCCGTGTGGGAGCGGATCGCCAGCGGGGACACCCTGGCCATCTTCCAAATCGAATCTCCCGCCCAGGTGCAGATGACGGCCCGCTTGCAACCCAAGAACATGACCCAGCTCGCGCATCAGATCGCCCTCGTCAGGCCGGGACCGATCCAGTCTGGCACCGTTCACCCCTACGTCAGGCGGGCTAGGGGTGAGGAACCCGTGCCAGACCTGCCTGAACCGCTGCGCACCATCCTGGCCCCCACGCACGGCACGCTGATGTTTCAGGAGCAGATTCTGCGGATCGCGGTCCATTACGCGGGGTATAGCTGGCCCGATGCGGACAAATTCAGATCCAGACTCAGCAAGACCGAGGACGAGAGCGAGCTGGAGCAACTTAGGAACAGCTTCACTGCTGGAGCGGCTCTGACCACTGGTGCGTTTCCCTGGGAAGCGGAGAAAATCTTTTCCATCTGCGCGGCCTTCAAGGGCTACGGCTTCGCCGAGAGCCACGCTCATGCCTTCGCCCAGCACGCCTATGCCAGCGCTTGGATGCGCCAGCACCACCCAGCGGCCTACCTCGCGGGCTTTCTGACCGAAGCGCCCGGCCTGTGGCCTCCAGCAACGGTCAGTCACGAGGCCCGGCGCTGGGGCGTTTCCCTGCGCGGCGTGTGCATCAATCGCTCAGGTGTGTCGTACAGAGCCGAGAACGAACAGACCGTCCGGCTCCCCCTGACCGTGGTGGAGGGCGTGAGTGAAACAGCGGCGCGGCAGATCGTGCAGGAACGCCTGACGGGTGGGAAGTACAAGGGCGTCGAGGACTTCTATGACCGGGTAGAGGTGAAACGCGACGCTCTGGACACCCTGGCGAAAGCGGGCGCGTTCGATGGCGTGGACGCGCAGAAGAACAGGCGCGAGGCGTACTACGTCCTGCACACGGTCGCCAACGCCCGCAAGCCTGGAACACGTGGTTTGCTCCTTCCCCGGACCGAACCGCCCCAGTTGTCCGTCCTTTCGCCAGACGAATGGCTGTTCCTGGATCTGGACACCAAGGGCATCTCCGAATCGAGGCGGCACCCGCTGGACGCATGGCGGGCGCGGTTGCGTGACCTGGGCTGCGTGCCACTGAGCGGGCTGCGTCACGGGCAGGAAGCGTGGACAGCGGGCGTGGTGGTCACGAAACAGCGGCCTCCAACAGCCAAAGGCTTTGCGTTCTTCGTGCTGGAGGACGCCGCTGCCCGCGTGCAGGCCATCATCTCTCCCGATCTGTGGGAAGCCCACCGTGTCCTGCTCCGCGACGCCCGCGCGTTGATCGTGCACGGGGAGGCAACGGTGCGGGGACAGGCAGTGACGCTGAACGTGCGGCGGCTCAGTGAACTGCCGCTAGGCAGCTGGGCCAGCGCAGCAGACTGA
- a CDS encoding response regulator: protein MTVFLSRVVIIEDDELVRTIHRTLVEDTPGFQVVSAVGTLAQAERDLRQRQVDLLMVDIYLPDGNGLTWASQLPRTPTSPDVIMVTAANDLPTVQTAVRSGVLDFLIKPFDRQRLQAAFQRHIQRRAVSSAAHLTQSGVDRLLRHDPVTHLPKGIDAATLTKVQHLLEASAEAWSAEAAGQHLGVSRITAWRYLEYLVVLSFAVVDVHYQPTGRPLKLYRRAHALP from the coding sequence GTGACCGTCTTCTTGAGCCGCGTTGTGATCATCGAGGACGACGAACTGGTGCGGACCATCCACCGGACGCTGGTGGAGGATACCCCCGGCTTTCAGGTGGTCAGCGCGGTGGGCACGCTGGCCCAGGCCGAGCGGGACCTGCGGCAGCGGCAGGTTGATCTCCTGATGGTGGACATCTACCTGCCGGACGGCAATGGTCTGACCTGGGCCAGCCAGCTCCCGCGCACGCCGACCAGTCCGGACGTCATCATGGTGACGGCCGCCAATGATCTGCCGACCGTCCAGACGGCGGTTCGCAGCGGCGTCCTCGATTTCTTGATCAAGCCATTCGACCGCCAGCGTCTTCAGGCGGCCTTCCAACGACACATCCAGCGCCGCGCCGTGTCCAGCGCGGCGCACCTCACCCAGTCTGGAGTGGACCGCCTGCTGCGCCACGATCCGGTCACCCATCTGCCCAAGGGGATCGACGCCGCCACCCTGACCAAGGTGCAGCACCTGCTGGAGGCGAGCGCAGAGGCCTGGAGCGCCGAAGCGGCAGGTCAGCACCTGGGCGTGAGCCGCATCACGGCGTGGCGCTACCTCGAGTATCTGGTGGTCCTGTCCTTTGCGGTCGTTGATGTTCACTACCAGCCCACCGGCCGGCCGCTGAAGCTCTATCGACGGGCGCATGCACTGCCCTGA
- a CDS encoding ABC transporter substrate-binding protein translates to MRRMKQILTLTLFATAATAGAQGNLTFVCGAQADWCQVVANAYKKETGGEAKFLRLSAGESLARLRAEKANPSFDVLFGGTGDVHEAGTKEKLLTFYKPKAWNELYPSLRKQVKDAYVPLYTGALGFAVNDTVLKKRNLPAPTDWPDLGDPKYKGLVAMPNPNTSGTAYTMITTLIQIYGEDQAFALLKKIHNNVPRNGYTRPGSGAAFLAARGEVAVGVTFLHDAVAQNVRGFPVRAVAPKAGTGTEIGGVSLVTDGPNAAAGKQFIDFVLKPETQKLAATVESFQIQSNAKTPVAAASPNLDKIKLIDYDFGKWGESATRARIISRWTKEVFPLPRR, encoded by the coding sequence ATGCGACGTATGAAACAGATCCTGACCCTGACCCTTTTCGCCACGGCGGCCACCGCCGGCGCACAGGGCAACCTGACCTTCGTGTGCGGTGCCCAGGCTGACTGGTGCCAGGTCGTGGCCAACGCCTACAAGAAGGAAACCGGCGGTGAGGCCAAGTTCCTGCGCCTGTCGGCCGGCGAGTCGCTGGCCCGCCTGCGCGCCGAGAAGGCCAACCCCAGTTTCGATGTGCTGTTCGGCGGCACCGGCGACGTCCACGAGGCAGGCACCAAGGAAAAGCTGCTGACCTTCTACAAACCCAAGGCCTGGAATGAGCTGTACCCGTCCCTGCGCAAGCAGGTCAAGGACGCCTACGTTCCGCTGTACACCGGGGCCCTGGGCTTCGCGGTCAATGACACGGTGCTCAAGAAACGCAACCTGCCCGCCCCCACCGACTGGCCTGATCTGGGTGACCCCAAGTACAAGGGGCTGGTGGCCATGCCCAACCCCAACACCTCCGGCACCGCCTACACCATGATCACCACCCTGATCCAGATCTACGGTGAAGATCAGGCGTTTGCCCTCTTGAAGAAGATTCACAACAACGTGCCGCGCAACGGCTATACCCGCCCCGGCTCCGGCGCGGCGTTCCTGGCCGCGCGCGGCGAGGTGGCCGTGGGCGTGACCTTCCTGCACGACGCGGTTGCCCAGAACGTGCGCGGCTTCCCGGTGCGCGCGGTGGCCCCCAAGGCGGGCACGGGCACCGAGATCGGCGGGGTCAGCCTGGTTACGGACGGCCCCAACGCGGCGGCGGGCAAACAGTTCATCGACTTCGTGCTCAAGCCTGAGACGCAGAAACTGGCTGCGACGGTGGAATCCTTCCAGATCCAGTCCAATGCCAAGACCCCAGTGGCCGCCGCCTCGCCCAACCTGGACAAGATCAAGCTGATCGACTACGACTTCGGCAAGTGGGGCGAGAGCGCCACCCGCGCCCGCATCATCTCGCGCTGGACCAAGGAGGTCTTTCCATTACCACGGCGGTAA
- a CDS encoding extracellular solute-binding protein: MARGEPMDVSKGVRHVKRRVLLVAWLGLGGWTLVGAVLAGPGAPAAFEPNPVRPPEPSPIRVDFWHVFPDAPRRQWMLDRAAEFGRLHPRIQVRPVAHANYPQTFQALATAARTGQSPALVQISEAGTQLAVDSMLFRPLPAAAGRQLQDMLPSVLNYYRVGGQLYGLPFNTSSPVLYANTSLLRQAGITATRLPDTLEGLMHTCATLKRAAKQVDCLTFPVDAWYFEQWAAQQGALWVDGGNGRQRRATQAFLTGAAVERPLRWLGQMNRSGFYVNTGKREDNAGVTQLFLSGQVAFLMTSSSRIGQVLGGSATRGFTVQVGQMPVPVGSPRQGVVVGGSSLWIPREVAPETAAAARAFALYLTSTANLASWHRLSGYDPLRQSSVEQLREQGWLRAGEAHTVAVEQLRRTRPTAATAGALFGSFYEVRAVLHAAIERVLVGADAAEALRAAKARADQIIRAYNARL; this comes from the coding sequence ATGGCCAGAGGCGAACCGATGGACGTCAGCAAAGGCGTCAGGCACGTCAAGCGGCGCGTCCTGTTGGTCGCCTGGCTGGGACTGGGAGGATGGACGCTGGTGGGAGCGGTTCTGGCGGGTCCAGGAGCGCCGGCGGCATTTGAGCCCAATCCGGTTCGGCCCCCTGAGCCGTCGCCTATCCGGGTCGATTTCTGGCACGTCTTTCCCGACGCCCCGCGCCGCCAGTGGATGCTGGACCGGGCCGCCGAATTTGGCCGCCTGCATCCCAGGATTCAGGTCCGGCCCGTGGCCCATGCCAATTACCCGCAGACTTTTCAGGCGCTGGCGACGGCCGCGCGCACCGGCCAGTCCCCCGCGCTAGTGCAGATCTCGGAGGCGGGCACCCAACTGGCGGTCGACAGCATGCTGTTCCGCCCCCTGCCAGCAGCGGCGGGGCGGCAGTTGCAGGACATGCTGCCCTCGGTGCTGAACTACTACCGGGTGGGCGGACAGCTGTATGGGCTGCCGTTTAACACCTCCTCCCCTGTGCTGTATGCCAACACGTCGCTGCTGCGCCAGGCCGGAATCACGGCGACCCGTTTGCCCGACACGCTCGAGGGGTTGATGCACACCTGCGCCACCCTGAAACGGGCGGCGAAACAGGTCGACTGCCTGACCTTCCCGGTGGACGCGTGGTATTTCGAGCAGTGGGCCGCGCAGCAGGGTGCTCTCTGGGTGGACGGCGGCAACGGACGTCAGCGCCGCGCCACCCAGGCCTTTCTGACCGGTGCGGCGGTAGAGCGGCCCCTGCGCTGGCTGGGGCAGATGAACCGCTCGGGCTTCTACGTCAACACCGGCAAGCGCGAGGATAACGCGGGCGTCACTCAGCTGTTCCTGTCGGGTCAGGTGGCCTTTCTGATGACCTCGTCCTCGCGCATCGGGCAGGTGCTGGGCGGCAGTGCGACGCGTGGATTCACGGTGCAGGTGGGCCAGATGCCGGTGCCCGTAGGCAGCCCGAGGCAGGGCGTGGTGGTCGGTGGCAGCAGCCTGTGGATTCCGCGTGAGGTCGCGCCCGAAACGGCGGCGGCGGCCCGAGCTTTCGCCCTGTACCTGACCAGCACGGCGAATCTGGCATCCTGGCACCGCCTCAGCGGCTACGATCCGCTGAGGCAGAGCAGCGTGGAGCAGTTGCGGGAGCAGGGCTGGCTTAGGGCGGGCGAGGCGCATACTGTGGCCGTCGAGCAGCTGCGACGGACGCGCCCCACGGCGGCCACGGCAGGTGCGCTGTTCGGCAGCTTCTATGAGGTGAGGGCGGTGCTTCATGCGGCCATCGAGCGGGTGCTGGTCGGCGCGGACGCGGCCGAGGCGCTGCGGGCGGCCAAGGCCAGGGCCGATCAGATCATTCGGGCCTACAATGCGCGGCTCTAG
- a CDS encoding iron ABC transporter permease: protein MALLLWPLLGLLAFAFLPWAREGRAFLAGGPSGLGLLGTLPVLWAPLLALVATLGLSFVGRAARALPTLIAALAGFLVTAFFIVFRNEPADLGALITALALLSVTGMALSDTGIIKADRFIASSTLWVGLFLILFVMFPLFRVLRSAFGETGFSLEAFRSVLSSPAFFVLENETTARSETTLAVMATVAGAVAGLGASLWRRLPVWATVRNTVLAALGVGIVAALYFGFGALRNSVLLAVSVATAATALALAFALLGTRSRAPFGPYLFVPLALAGYAIGSLAASTPQTAGLGLLFKGVGVLAGVGMAWWLTRQRITAGRLLGVFSLLPIITPPFVIGFALIFLLGRQGLITKDILGLDTDALLGPLGVGIAQTLAYTPIAYLVLVGVVQSLNGTLEEAAVTLGAGRWHVLKTVIWPLVRPGLANAFLLTIIESLADFGNPFVMGGSFLSTEVYFAVEFSPAEASVYGTVLLALSVSAFLAQQAWLGRTSFTTITGKPAQGTVTPLPPVLERILLLVFMVWVLFVGAVYGSMFFGALVKLWGFDNTFTFEHIRNLSVGSLGVFFNTLKIAALSSVPVLILSVVIAYLITRQKFFGRGFIELGSLLSFAVPGTVIGIGYILALNSGFAYMTGTMLILIVAFIFRNMPVGIRSAVANLRQIDPALEEASTTLRAGSLTTLWRVVMPLIRPALISALIFAFVRAMTAISQIIFLISPDHKVVTSEVLSMVERGQLGDAAALSALLVFTLAVVIALMTWAVGRMGSQAKVSV from the coding sequence GTGGCGTTGCTGCTGTGGCCGCTGCTGGGACTGCTCGCCTTTGCTTTCCTGCCATGGGCGCGTGAAGGCCGGGCCTTTCTGGCCGGCGGCCCCAGCGGCCTGGGGCTACTGGGCACCCTGCCGGTGCTGTGGGCGCCGCTGCTGGCCCTGGTCGCCACCCTGGGCCTGAGCTTCGTGGGCCGCGCCGCCCGCGCCCTGCCCACACTGATCGCTGCGCTGGCCGGATTTCTGGTCACCGCCTTTTTCATCGTCTTCAGGAACGAGCCCGCCGATCTGGGGGCGCTGATCACCGCGCTGGCCCTGCTGTCGGTCACAGGCATGGCCCTGTCAGACACGGGGATCATCAAAGCCGACCGTTTCATCGCCAGTTCCACGCTGTGGGTGGGCCTCTTTCTCATCCTGTTCGTGATGTTCCCGCTATTCAGGGTGCTGCGCAGTGCCTTCGGCGAGACGGGCTTCTCGCTGGAAGCCTTCCGCAGCGTGCTGAGTTCACCGGCATTCTTCGTGCTGGAGAATGAGACCACCGCCCGCAGTGAAACGACGCTGGCAGTGATGGCCACCGTTGCTGGTGCGGTGGCCGGGCTGGGGGCGTCCCTGTGGCGACGGCTTCCGGTCTGGGCCACCGTGCGCAACACCGTGCTGGCGGCGCTGGGGGTGGGGATCGTCGCCGCGCTGTATTTCGGCTTCGGTGCGCTGCGCAACAGCGTGCTGCTGGCTGTGAGCGTGGCGACGGCGGCCACCGCATTGGCCCTCGCTTTCGCGCTGCTGGGCACGCGCAGCCGCGCGCCGTTCGGCCCCTACCTGTTCGTGCCGCTGGCGTTGGCCGGGTACGCGATTGGATCGCTGGCCGCCAGCACCCCACAAACGGCTGGGCTGGGGCTGCTGTTCAAGGGCGTGGGCGTGCTGGCTGGAGTGGGGATGGCATGGTGGCTGACCCGCCAGCGCATCACGGCCGGTCGTCTGCTGGGCGTCTTCTCACTGCTGCCGATCATCACGCCGCCGTTTGTCATCGGCTTCGCGCTGATCTTTTTGCTGGGTCGCCAGGGGCTGATCACCAAGGACATCCTCGGACTGGACACCGACGCGTTGCTGGGGCCGCTGGGCGTGGGCATCGCGCAGACGCTGGCCTACACCCCCATTGCCTATCTGGTGCTGGTGGGCGTGGTGCAGAGCCTGAACGGCACGCTGGAAGAGGCCGCCGTCACCCTGGGCGCGGGCCGCTGGCATGTCCTGAAGACCGTGATCTGGCCGCTGGTGCGCCCTGGCCTCGCCAACGCCTTCCTGCTGACCATCATCGAGAGCCTGGCCGACTTCGGCAACCCGTTCGTGATGGGCGGCTCGTTCCTGTCCACCGAGGTCTATTTCGCGGTGGAATTCAGCCCCGCCGAGGCGTCGGTGTACGGCACGGTGCTGCTGGCCCTGAGTGTCTCGGCGTTCTTGGCACAGCAGGCGTGGCTGGGGCGCACCAGCTTCACCACCATCACCGGCAAGCCTGCGCAGGGCACGGTGACGCCGCTGCCTCCTGTGCTGGAGCGCATCTTGCTGCTGGTTTTCATGGTCTGGGTGCTGTTCGTGGGCGCAGTGTACGGCAGCATGTTCTTCGGGGCCCTGGTCAAGCTGTGGGGGTTTGACAACACCTTCACTTTCGAACACATCCGCAACCTGTCGGTGGGCTCGCTGGGCGTCTTCTTCAACACCCTGAAGATCGCCGCCCTCAGCAGCGTGCCGGTGCTGATCCTGAGCGTGGTGATCGCCTACCTCATCACGCGGCAGAAGTTCTTCGGGCGCGGCTTTATTGAGCTCGGCTCGCTGCTGTCCTTTGCGGTGCCCGGGACGGTCATCGGCATCGGGTACATCCTGGCGCTCAATAGCGGCTTCGCGTACATGACCGGCACCATGTTGATCCTGATCGTCGCCTTTATCTTCCGCAACATGCCGGTGGGCATCCGGTCGGCCGTCGCCAACCTGCGCCAGATCGACCCGGCGCTGGAAGAGGCGAGCACGACGCTACGTGCGGGCAGCCTGACCACGTTGTGGCGGGTGGTGATGCCACTGATTCGCCCCGCCTTGATCTCGGCGCTGATCTTTGCCTTCGTGCGCGCCATGACCGCCATCTCGCAGATCATCTTCCTGATCTCGCCAGACCACAAGGTGGTGACCAGCGAAGTGCTGAGCATGGTGGAGCGTGGACAGCTGGGCGACGCAGCGGCGCTGTCGGCCCTGCTGGTGTTCACGCTGGCCGTGGTCATCGCCCTGATGACCTGGGCCGTGGGCCGCATGGGATCGCAGGCGAAGGTGAGTGTATGA
- a CDS encoding DUF6504 family protein, with protein sequence MKAVQQSVEVHLTPAGALGRLLWQGRAYAIQGVLDQWRYGGRWWRGEAPRDCYLVQAGELVAELHHEDSGGWWLARIQD encoded by the coding sequence GTGAAAGCGGTGCAGCAGTCTGTGGAAGTCCACCTGACGCCTGCAGGCGCATTGGGACGACTGCTGTGGCAGGGACGGGCCTATGCCATTCAAGGGGTGCTGGACCAGTGGCGTTACGGTGGACGGTGGTGGCGAGGTGAGGCTCCACGGGACTGCTATCTGGTGCAGGCAGGCGAGCTGGTGGCCGAACTGCATCACGAGGACAGCGGTGGCTGGTGGCTGGCCCGGATTCAGGATTGA